In a genomic window of Zingiber officinale cultivar Zhangliang chromosome 9B, Zo_v1.1, whole genome shotgun sequence:
- the LOC122023067 gene encoding chaperone protein dnaJ 11, chloroplastic-like: MDNVLLNPSSAQCSDCISIKGRLRTNFQPLPSSLCVANMVHALSFSPSKFLALPRPPVVLRPSFVVLAAAVRSPAESSMSLYEVLGVHAGALNGEIKAAYRRLALECHPDVGAPADEFLRLHAAYATLSDPDKRADYDRQLMALDRQRRDRRSTYTGTRPPLSRGSHRRTWETDQCW; the protein is encoded by the coding sequence ATGGATAATGTATTATTAAATCCATCTTCTGCTCAGTGCTCGGATTGCATTTCTATAAAAGGAAGGCTGAGGACAAATTTCCAACCTCTTCCTTCCTCACTGTGCGTCGCCAATATGGTACATGCCCTCTCCTTCTCTCCCTCCAAATTCCTCGCCTTGCCGCGTCCTCCTGTGGTATTGAGGCCCTCATTCGTCGTCCTCGCTGCCGCCGTCCGATCTCCGGCTGAGTCTTCCATGTCGCTCTACGAGGTCCTCGGCGTCCACGCAGGCGCTTTGAACGGCGAGATCAAGGCTGCGTACCGACGTCTGGCGCTGGAGTGCCATCCGGACGTCGGCGCGCCCGCCGACGAGTTCCTGCGCCTCCACGCCGCCTACGCCACGCTCTCCGACCCCGACAAGCGCGCCGACTACGACCGGCAGCTGATGGCGCTGGATCGCCAACGGAGGGACCGGAGGTCGACGTACACGGGCACGAGGCCGCCGCTGTCCCGGGGAAGCCACCGGCGGACGTGGGAGACGGACCAGTGTTGGTAG